Below is a window of Coriobacterium glomerans PW2 DNA.
TGAGCGTAATACCACGTGGCAAGGCTCGCGGAATCGTCGAAGCGCTGTTGGGATGTGTTCGCGCCGAGCACCACCGTGTAGACTTCGTTGCCATCGCGTGAGAACGCCCCCGCGAAGCAGTAGCCCGCCTCATCGGTGGTGCCCGTCTTGACCCCGATGTTGCCCTGCGCGTTGAGCATCTGATTGACATCGGAGAGCTCGAGTGTTCGCGATGCGCCATCTGCTGATCTCACGGTGACGCGCGCGGCGCCTGTGCCCACGATCGATCGGAACGTATCGTCTCTCATGGCGGCCGCTACCATGATCGCGACATCTCTTGCCGTCGAATGCATGTCGCCGGCCCAGGGATCCATATCGAGACCATGGGGGTTCGTGAAGTTGGTGCCCGTGCATCCGAGCTGCTTCGCTTTCTCGTTCATCGCGTTGACGAACACGCCATCCGGGTCGGAACTCGTCGGATCGATCTCGGAGCCGATCGCGGTCGCGATCGCGAGTGCCGCATCGTTTCCAGAGGGAATGAGCAAGCAGCGCAACGCGTCCTCGAGTGAGAGCGCGTCGCCTTCCCTGAGATGCGCGGACGCCTCCCCGACAGTAGCCGCCGCCCGATCGACAGCGATGGTCTCGCTTTTCTTCCCGTGACTCAATGCGACGAGCGCTGTCATGACCTTGGTTATCGAGGCGATCTTCACCTGCGCATCGGCGTCGCGCTCGAAGTAGCAGATGCCGTCTCTTCCCATGACGATGGCATGGCCGGCTTGGATATCGGGACGATTCCGCTGTTTGAGTCCGCGCTGCGCGATGCTCTCGCCGCAGACGAGGTCGTCGGCGCGCGTCTCGGCGTGAGCGCGCGCGGGCATGCAGACAATCAGCGCCAAGACGGCGCAGATCACAATGAGGAGGCGGGATGCATGGCGCTGCAGGCGCGATCGGAGGCGCGCGCGGGTCGATGTGTTCACGACTCACCCACCTTTCGGGCGTGGGGATGAATGCTGATGCGCAACGGGCAAAACGTATCCGAGCATACCAGAGCAG
It encodes the following:
- a CDS encoding D-alanyl-D-alanine carboxypeptidase family protein — translated: MNTSTRARLRSRLQRHASRLLIVICAVLALIVCMPARAHAETRADDLVCGESIAQRGLKQRNRPDIQAGHAIVMGRDGICYFERDADAQVKIASITKVMTALVALSHGKKSETIAVDRAAATVGEASAHLREGDALSLEDALRCLLIPSGNDAALAIATAIGSEIDPTSSDPDGVFVNAMNEKAKQLGCTGTNFTNPHGLDMDPWAGDMHSTARDVAIMVAAAMRDDTFRSIVGTGAARVTVRSADGASRTLELSDVNQMLNAQGNIGVKTGTTDEAGYCFAGAFSRDGNEVYTVVLGANTSQQRFDDSASLATWYYAHAKRKPAVSTDRTGAGGEALIARATCTDWSDRTVDVTTKDGIPDVTVFDLADPMKQHVELKEFKGTVHRGEDAGTLTLTEGGKTMATIKLVTAQESTGPNPVEWALVQLDRFTRMLEGKPSAAESSVFAVAPGS